From Amaranthus tricolor cultivar Red isolate AtriRed21 chromosome 4, ASM2621246v1, whole genome shotgun sequence:
ACTCATTTAGTATGATGTATAAGTGGAAATGCTGATTATTTTTGCAGACAAAATGGATGGTTATATTCTTTTTACATTTTACAATCATCACATTATCAGTAGGTTGTGCTGATAATCTGGATTCTGTTTTATTAGTTCATGGACAAATATGTGATTGTGAAACTGAGTTCTAATCAGATTTGTGTAGAAAACCTTCTTGTTATAACAATTGGTAACAACCTCTATATCATCACGTTTAAGGGTAAAGACCAAGTTTGTGTACGTCCGACCCTCCAAACCACGTTTGGATGGAAGCCACATAATGATATTGGAGTAATGACATGTTTATTGATGGCATCGAATAACTAATAAATAGTAGTACAGTCTACAGATTCTTTAGTTAGATAAAGATTACTCAATGTGTGGCAGTAAAGACTCGAAAATGTTTAGTATAACTGTCAAACTCTCTTTATCTTGTCTTTTTTTGGAGATGCATCAATGAAATGAAAGATAAGGCTGGTAAAAATTGTTTTCACCTATGTTGTGGGCAACCATACATTTTCTTGGAAAAATAAGTAACTCATATTCTTCAAACTTACACCTGTTTTTGTGTTCCGAAGCAAGCTGAGTGGGTTTCATCATAGGCAAATATAGGTAGGATATGGAGTAAAGTCATTCACTTTGTGTGACTATGTCACAGCTGGCTTGCACTTGCTAATGTTGATATCTTGATTATGCAAGCGGGCATGATGATTGAGTAGTTTTGGATGGAGTTGCCAGTGTTTGAATGTTGCATTATGTCTGGTCTTTTTTTGACAATGTATGTGTTGTCTATTATGAAATTTCAATTGTTGGAACCAGTGTTGAAGTCTGTTTGAGAGACCTATTGAGAATGAAATACTGGTTTGCTTTGGAATTAAATCGAAGCGTTGGAGTGCTGCATTATATTTAAACATCTGGCCCTTCTGGGTTAGTACTTAGTCTTCTATTCCTTATGGTAGGATTCAATGAGTCGGCATGAAGTGTTGTCAGTGGCGGAACCAATGTGTTGTCACCCATGTCAATTGACAACTCATGAATTTGGATGAGTTGATAGTATCTCTAGTATTTCACACTTTGCATAATGcgctttatttcttttttgtaactttttttttgctattaaaAAAGAGGTGTAAGGTTCCCAATTTACAAATAAATTCAAGAAGTAATATGGTTTGATTGCATATTGTTTATGGCTGGTCAGGTAGTTCTTTCATTAAATTTtgcatttttgtttatttatttggtaCAAAAACTATGAACTAATTGGGTGaagacatttttttatttattaaattaaatatgcaTCCAATTCAAAgtttttggttgtttttatttattaatttggcacaaattaaaatttttttggaaGATATTCTTATGCTAGGAATTACTCCTAATAGCATAACTTAAAAATATGAACTTTGGaagacatttttttaattagtagCATTTCTATGGAAACTTTGGTGTAAATGTGCATAAGATTAGCTGTAATTTGtcaatatcatttttttttatctaaccCTTAGTGTTGGGAGTAATTTGTAATTTAGCTTGTTAGCAGTTTGTAAATTTTAAGCGAATCTTCATGAAGCTGGTTGGAGGGAAATGTAATGTAGTGGTCATCCTCATTGTGTCTTTAAATTGGAAAACATTTTCTTCTTGCCTCTTGGCCTTGTTTTATGCTCGGATCATTAACTTTTTGCTTGATATTCATACCTTTCCTAGCCGAAGAGCAGCTTTGTACTCTCCCCTTTTATAAAAGATATGCAATTTTGATTACAGATTTTTTCAAGATGTGATTATGGTTGTCATAACTTCTTGCGTTCTAATTGTAGGTTAAAATACATAAACTTCTGTTGAAGTCTAAGTTCCGGACCATGAATAAAGAGGAGGCAAACCTTTTTTTCGTGCCAGCTTATGCAAAATGTGTGCGGATGATGGGAGGTCTCAATGACAAGGAGATCAACCAAACTTACGTTAAGGTAAAAAGCTTGCTTTCGTGACTATGGGCAGCCTAAAATGATGCTTTCTTCATTCCTTTATTTGCTATTTAACACTATTATCTTTTTGTTGCTGAataattttatgttttgatgCATATTTCTAATTGTCTTTTCATGAAGTTTGCAATTTGCTTTTAGGTGTTGAGTCAGATGCCCTATTTCAGACTCTCTGGTGGCCGTAATCACATTTTTGTCTTTCCAAGGTATGTTGGTTTGACACAAGGGAATTGATTATGAGATGATGTCTCAACTGTAAAGTTTGATGACAAATAATTcatttatttgtaattttttcattggaaattttgtttaaaataatcCCAAATGACACATTCGCTCAAAATAATCCCTAGTATTGATTAGCTCAAATTATTTCATACTGTTAGAATAATTTTCTCATAATAATCCAAAGTTTTATTAATCTTCTCAAAATACACCTAATTTTTAAGTAAAAAGATATACTTGGGATTATTATGAGAAGGATACTATAATAGTTGGGTATATTACGAGTTATTCAATAGTGGAGTTAATTTTGAGTTAATGGGCAATAGTTAGGATTACTTTTGATAATTTTCCATACATTATTGCTATAATTCAAATATTACATTTACACGTGCATAGTGCTTGTTAGTTTGTTAGTTGATGAAACTTATGAGAGGAACACCATTAATGAAATTCAATGAGATACATTAATTCTAAGATTACCTTTACATATTAATAGACTTGGTCGTTTGTATTTGATTTGGCTCATTTATATGGTTCAATTGTATGAACTTCAACTTTTTCCTAGCTGTCTTATTTATGTGAACACTTTCTTTGCAAGTATGTTGGTGTTTATGATAAAGCTCTGTTAGAAACATTATCATATTATAAAAAGGTGCAAGATGGTAGGCTGATAGGTATGTGCTCAAAAAACAGGATAGTGTGTTTAGTTGGGCATTTACGGAATGAGCTTGATTGTTCTCCTAGCAAAGacctttttttttgaagtttcaCTCCTTTTCAGCCTTATTCTGTGACTTGCAACTTGTGGTTTTGGTTGTGGCAATTCTCTCTGATTGTATGTCAATTTCTAGAGATGGTAATGATATATAAATTTTACGTGGCTTTTTTCGGCTTTAATATCATCTATCAAAGTTGTTCTCGTGTTTTTAAagctagttatgtgaatctcactCAGGTTTTGATATCGTTTCACTTAGAACCATACAATATGTATgctaaatgtttttttttgttgttattccTTGAATTCTTCCAAGGTGCCTGATAGTAGTATGTTATGTAATGACTTGATATCATGTATGCATATTTTTTCTATCAAATCATGCCTTGTTTTTTATTGTTCTTggaaattattgttttgattttaCCTTTTCCATTATTTGTAGTGGTGCTGGAGCTCATTTGTTCAAGTCTTGGGCCATATACTTGAATCGCTCGATCATTCTTACTCCTGAGGTATTTCTGAAGTTTGTTATGCCTCGTCGTTGGTGCCTCATTTTGTGGATCTCAATCTTATCTTATTGTAGAATTAGAATGTGGCTGTTTGTTGTTGGATCCCAATATTTTTTAGACCTCATTTTGGGTTGCTGAGTGCTTTTTGTGTTGGCAATTGACATTGAGGTCTgaataaattattagaaaatttattGGCTGGGCAGTCACTTATTCAGTTAGGATGCAGAAGCAGTTGCTAGAGAATCCTGAGCTGCACTTGCTAGAGACTTTCTTTATATGCTAGTTTATTGTAGCCCTGATTTTATGTGGTATTTAAATCTGCAACATTCTTTTGTTGCTGTTTCAGTTCTTAACGCTGATGGATGAGTTGAAACGTTGGATTAGTTGGGAAAAAGTGTTAGCTAGGTGAAGTTTGGAGTTAAATTCTAGTTAGTTGCAGTTGCTCATTTCTTATTTGAGTGcagtgatttttttaaaatgatatttctTGGCTTGCTATCAATTCCCTAGGGTGCTTTTGATGGAGAATGGAAAGGATTTTATTAGGTACAATTAGTAGATTTTCAGATAATAATTATCTAAAAGACTAAAACCAATAACATGATTACATGCATAACAATACTGCAAATTATGATAGTAGTAATCGAATTACAACCTTTGATGCGTAACTTGATTGGTTGGAAGGGAAATGATACATCAAAGTATTATCAGGTCTGACAATCTCTTCACGTATCACCAATTAGAACTTCACTCTTAGTCTCTCTACTTAGTCCACGTATTACCAAGTTGATCCCACGTATGCCGTATTGAGACACGCACGTATGCCAGTACAGAATAGATGAACAATTCAACTTTTACATTTATGGGAGACTAAAAGTTGGAGACTTGGAGTAACAGATTAGGGTTTTTACATTCACTCCATCCCTATCCTctatatataatagatataaGGTAAGGAATAAGGAGGCCCTAACTATAACCTAATCCAAATATCCAATAATAATCTTAGTCCAATCCAATATGCTTGTGTATGACCTCTGAGGAATTAGAAACTTTAGTTATTTTCCAATCTTATTCACCCATTATAATATTTATCCTCTAGcaagtaaatattatttacCAAAGTACCACAATTATTATCTCTCTAATATATGCCTAATTTAATATAGTAATTGCGAGAAATGTCTTAGGACACAATTCCTTTATTAGCCTGATCCAGATATTGTATGGGTTGTAGCTGCTGTTGTTTACTTTTGGCCGTTGGGTATGAGCATCTAGCAAAGTTTCTTAACAATATCCCACTTCTAGTGAAGAATGGCTCCTTTTTGTCATCTGGATTGGTTTAGAAGAGGTATTGTTTgctgatttacaattgtaatgCCTTAAGAGGTGGTGTGGAGATCATGAGCGATAATAAGTGAAGAATAGttgatttgatttaaatttctgTTGCTCTAAAACCCTTATTTATATATTCATTTCGAATTATGTTCTTTAGGTATGTCCACTCATCCATATTTAACATGTGCATCTCAGCTACCCACATCTTTCTACgatggtattttttttaaaacatgaCATTTTGACCCATAAAGTAATGTTGGTCTAATGATAAgaactttttacaattttttttaccgTTATGGGTTACCAATTAAGAGTTGTTTGGAGCGCCGAATTGTTAAATGCACAAAATTGGATATCAATCTGTATATTGCTATTTACCTTTTTTTATCATGTTAATTcctttatttttgtcatttatttcattacccaaatttaaaaacctttagaacCACATAAAAGTTCCAAGGTAAGCACAATGTGCTGATTAACCGTTGTAAACAAATGACTTATCATATCAGCTCAAAGGTTAAAATAAGACACCAAAACCAAGCCAAGATGATTAATGTCGAGTTTCTTAATCAATACCCTAAGAAACTCATTATATTCTGTGAACTTTCTTAATGCATAATGGTTATCCAGGGTGATAGGACTGATAAAAGAGATACAAGTGCTTTCAACACATGGAAAGATATAATCATCCCTGGCAACGTTGACGATGGAATGACAAAAGCAGGAGCTACGTTAATTCAGCCTTTGCCGCTCTCAAAGCGGAAGTACTTGGCAAACTTCTTAGGTAGGGCACAAGGAAAGATCGGTCGTCTTCAATTGATTGAGCTAGCGAATAAATATCCTGATAAGGTATGTCTGCTTCTGCATTTGTTGATCATTTCTTATGATCTACTTTGCCTTTGAAATAGTAATGTCTTTATGAACTTTTGTATTCTGGGTGGCTGTCAGGCCTTTGAGGGTGTGTGAGGTGATCGACCGCATTGGCCCCCCTCTTTCTCccgtatatgaaaaagttaatcaaaaaaagaaatatgttaagtttatcaataaaataaatgtataaactataaataaggcgcaaaataaaagttttgcacAGGGCctcaaaatttttcaaaatgtcTCTTGGTGCTTCAGAGGGGTCTTTGAGGGTGTGTGAGGTGATTGGCCGCACCGGACCCCTTCTTTCTCCCGTGTATGAAAAAGTTAAtctaaaaaagaaatatgttaaatttattaataaaataaatatattttctataaattaggcgtaaataaaaattttgcacGGGGCCCAAAAATTTTTCAAGACGGCTCTTGGTACTTCTTCGTTAGTAGCTGAATGTTTGTATCATCTTTGCTTGGTAGAAAATCGGTTAACCCATTGTGAACTCCGTTACTTACATGTACAGTTGGAATCTCCGGAATTGAAGTTCAGTGGCCCCAACAAACTAGGAAGAAAAGAATACTTTGAACATCTTAGAAATGCGAAATTCTGCCTAGCCCCTCGTGGAGAATCGTCATGGACTCTACGGTTCTACGAGTCCTTTTTTGTGGTGCACCTCTTCTCCTTCCTTGTTCTACTTCCTCCAACTTTCCCGCGCCTTAGAAATGATCTGAATCATCTGATGAACAGGAGTGCGTGCCGGTGGTGCTGTCAGATCAAGCGGAATTACCTTTCCAGAACGTTGTGGATTACGCCCAGATATCAATCAAGTGGCCATCAACTCGAATAGGACCCCAACTCCTGGAATATTTGGAATCGATACCAGGTTCATCTTTTGAATCCGccgttgatttttatttttattttttcgtttGATAAAGTTATTTCACCTTATTCTTTCTGATGCAGACAAGGAGATAGAAAAAATGATAGCTCGAGGTAGACAGGTGAGATGTTTATGGGTATATGCTCCAGAATCACAGCCGTGTTCTGCTATTAATGGAATTCTTTGGGAGCTCCAACGGAAAGTCAGGCGATTTCACCAGTCGGCCGAAACATTCTGGCTGCACAATGCAACTGTTGTAAATAGAAATTTAGTACCCTTTCCCCATTGGAAACCACCTATGCCTTTGCCTTAATGGCTGGCTGGAATAGCTTATAAAATTAGGTGCATTTTTGTAATATGAAATATGGTTTTTTTTGCCTGTGTTCTGAAGTAGATATTAACAGAAATAATTTAACTTTAGATAATTGTGAAATGCGATTTTACATGCTCTTGAGTAGACATGTGCAATGGGTTCGATCATTTTAAGGTGATCGGGGGTTTGTTTCATGCAAAAGCCGTAATGATGGATAATAATAATCTAAATGTAACAAAACTCTTACCCTTTAGTCTATCAAGGGGAAAAGTTAAAAGCTTAGGATCAAcatgcaaatcaaaaaaatgttaATCAACCCCTACCCTTAGTTTCTTTGAGAGATGTCTCTCAGACTCAAtccatttaaatttaatgtctatttacattattcttaatgcctacttatgatatctttaatgtctactcataatatcttaaatgcctacttatattgtttttaatgcCCACTTGCAATATttcgaaaaaaatataatgggtCTACCTAATTAGAGATAATCTCTCAaagaaaccgtctctcacaagaatttgtatttattttattttagtctattttatttatatgcaatttatttatttttattttatgtttaagggTCAAACTTGTGTGATAAGATGTAGACTTGCGGAGCTAGTTGTAGGTTCATTCAGTCATATTCATTGCAGGAATTCCTCTTGTTTTTTCTCGAGTCGAGGGACCTTTTAGCCGCGTGCTTCTTTatggtatgagttgtcgccttttttcttttcataccctaatcataattttttatgacaTGATAcattgagtatgatgatgatgacacaCGTTAAAAAGCCAGAGATGGCTGCACTCAATTTCCCAAGTAAAATCCACCCAAACAAAGGAGTTGTGTTAATGCAATTGcactaaaataaacaaatgctCAAAAACAAAAAGCAAAAGGTGAAAAGTAAGCtaagatcaaaataaatat
This genomic window contains:
- the LOC130810387 gene encoding probable glucuronosyltransferase Os03g0107900 — encoded protein: MGSLPTNRSRPFHTQPTSCTRTHQIGALALVATTFFLTRLFDQTFTPFPDTQSPASHPTVSSSISFDHNRLFSWPEVGYGSQLNLKIYVYDENEIDGLKDLMYGRDGKISPDSCIKGQWGTQVKIHKLLLKSKFRTMNKEEANLFFVPAYAKCVRMMGGLNDKEINQTYVKVLSQMPYFRLSGGRNHIFVFPSGAGAHLFKSWAIYLNRSIILTPEGDRTDKRDTSAFNTWKDIIIPGNVDDGMTKAGATLIQPLPLSKRKYLANFLGRAQGKIGRLQLIELANKYPDKLESPELKFSGPNKLGRKEYFEHLRNAKFCLAPRGESSWTLRFYESFFVECVPVVLSDQAELPFQNVVDYAQISIKWPSTRIGPQLLEYLESIPDKEIEKMIARGRQVRCLWVYAPESQPCSAINGILWELQRKVRRFHQSAETFWLHNATVVNRNLVPFPHWKPPMPLP